From a region of the Brachionichthys hirsutus isolate HB-005 chromosome 9, CSIRO-AGI_Bhir_v1, whole genome shotgun sequence genome:
- the mysm1 gene encoding histone H2A deubiquitinase MYSM1 gives MEDDVDVDIEGEEFESSIGGLGGGLVQEQFTQTSWKRNAGMLPWELDSSISPENKQAIERMLLEEQYYLSGEKLKHHVWESDTNNKPKANKSPAKTSTSASGSSSRWSKQERDLFEEGLAQFGRRWTKIAKLLGTRSVLQVKSYARQYFKHKVKSEPRAAAPSAGPVLHLQPHRPASSCASSLANAVRIEKLSDDEDEEIDITDDLSDDGDGENKLRNVVKSELCESEQLTASDIQTENPTEGQNNGSLAETKDQLSHTSTSLQSLRPSSSVPDSVKAFVTSLDAKVDEKVASPPIQPGAQVDMEIFTKENDGSFSQYESSMLTGQRGDACSDGTVSADRPDEDQEQDEEEEELKPPDLEIEMDMETISEEEKQAIPEFFEGRPSKTPGRYLKIRNYILDQWLKSKPKYLNKTSVRPGLKNCGDVNCIGRIHTYLELIGAINFNCDQAVYNRPKVVDRSKHKEGKDVLEAYQLAQRLQSMRTRKRRVRDLWGNWYDPKDLEGQTYEHLSAEELALRREEMKEQPKPFKMSRFRGFFDPFQLIPCRSFGEDVQEPFQVTVCAETLLVMDMHAHVSRGEVIGLLGGTFLEEEKVLKISAAEPCNSVSTGLQCEMDPVSQTQACDVLSSLGFSVVGWYHSHPSFHPNPSVRDINTQDQFQSYFSRGGAPFIGMIVSPYDPAHCSPHSQTTCLLVKESQEPSGPQKLPFRFDFLSSQDIPDWEQTLRRARWIIHKYSQSPGSVHMDTFFRKDSHLTCLEKMLSSLARYLEPLPDEEGHLFLTQIQALFQSDFIAKQQAADHEDGESSNISFRAADSKDTSYFQVVSEEKPQEGRRHPDRASDSSVAAATHTSETVLHLGSVLSAEHDYLL, from the exons ATATTACCTTTCAGGTGAGAAGCTTAAGCATCATGTCTGGGAAAGTGACACTAACAATAAACCCAAGGCAAATAA GTCTCCTGCAAAGACCTCAACTTCAgcctctggctcctcttcccgTTGGTCCAAACAGGAGAGAGACCTGTTTGAAGAGGGCCTG gCACAGTTTGGTCGAAGATGGACTAAGATTGCCAAATTGTTGGGCACTCGTTCTGTACTTCAGGTCAAGAGTTATGCCAGGCAGTATTTCAAACACAAG GTTAAATCTGAACCCAGAGCTGCAGCTCCCTCTGCAGGCCCTGTCTTGCACCTACAGCCTCATCGGCCTGCCTCCAGCTGTGCGTCCTCTCTTGCCAACGCTGTACGAATAGAGAAGCTTTCtgacgatgaagatgaggagataGACATCACTGATGACCTAAGCGATGATGGAGATGGTGAAAATAAGCTGCGGAATGTGGTCAAATCTGAACTCTGTGAATCAGAGCAGCTCACGGCGTCTGATATCCAAACAGAAAACCCCACAGAGGGGCAGAACAACGGCAGTTTAGCTGAGACAAAGGACCAACTTAGCCACACCTCAACTTCCCTACAAAGTCTTCGTCCTTCATCTTCAGTCCCCGACTCAGTGAAGGCTTTTGTGACTTCATTAGATGCTAAAGTTGATGAGAAAGTAGCATCGCCTCCGATTCAGCCTGGAGCTCAGGTAGACATGGAGATATTTACAAAGGAGAATGACGGTTCGTTCTCCCAGTATGAGAGCTCGATGCTGACTGGCCAGCGGGGGGACGCCTGTAGTGACGGGACGG TTTCTGCTGATAGGCCAGATGAAGACCAGGaacaggatgaggaagaggaggaacttAAGCCTCCTGATCTGGAAATAGAGATGGATATGGAAACCATCTCTGAGGAAGAGAAACAAGCTATCCCAGAGTTCTTTGAGGGACGACCGTCCAAGACCCCGGGAAGATATCTAAAAATCCGGAACTACATCCTGGATCAGTG GTTGAAGAGCAAGCCCAAATACCTGAACAAGACATCAGTCCGTCCTGGCCTGAAGAACTGCGGCGACGTCAACTGCATTGGGAGAATACATACCTACctggagctgattggagcaATCAACTTCAACTGTG ATCAAGCGGTCTACAATCGGCCAAAGGTGGTGGACCGCTCCAAGCATAAGGAGGGCAAGGATGTGCTTGAGGCCTACCAGCTTGCCCAGAGGCTGCAGAGCATG CGGACCAGGAAGCGCCGTGTGCGAGACCTATGGGGAAACTGGTATGACCCTAAAGACCTGGAGGGACAGACTTATGAG CATCTCAGTGCTGAGGAACTCGctctgaggagagaggagatgaaagagcAGCCCAAACCCTTCAAGATGTCTCGATTCAGAGG GTTTTTTGATCCTTTCCAGTTGATTCCCTGCAGATCATTTGGAGAGGATGTGCAG GAACCATTCCAGGTTACTGTGTGTGCAGAGACGCTTCTCGTAATGGACATG CATGCCCATGTGTCGCGGGGGGAAGTCATCGGTCTTTTAGGCGGAACTTTTCTTGAAGAAGAGAAAGTATTGAAG atcTCTGCAGCGGAGCCTTGCAACAGTGTGAGCACCGGCTTGCAGTGCGAGATGGACCCTGTGTCTCAGACACAGGCCTGCGACGTGCTGTCGTCCCTGGGCTTCAGCGTGGTGGGCTGGTACCACTCGCACCCCTCCTTCCACCCCAACCCTTCAGTACGGGACATAAACACTCAGGACCAGTTCCAG AGTTACTTTTCACGAGGCGGAGCCCCCTTTATCGGGATGATTGTGAGTCCGTATGACCCAGCTCACTGTTCCCCCCACTCCCAAACCACCTGTTTGTTGGTGAAGGAGAGCCAAGAACCTTCGGGGCCACAGA AACTGCCCTTCAGATTTGACTTCCTCTCATCACAAGACATTCCAGACTGGGAACAGACGTTGCGGAGAGCGCGGTGGATCATCCACAAATACAGTCAATCACCCGG GAGTGTCCACATGGACACATTTTTCCGAAAAGACTCCCATCTCACCTGTCTGGAGAAG ATGCTGTCGTCTCTGGCCCGGTACCTGGAACCTCTACCAGATGAAGAGGGACACCTCTTCCTCACCCAGATTCAGGCCCTTTTCCAATCAGACTTTATTGCCAAGCAGCAAGCTGCTGATCACGAAGATGGAGAATCTTCAAATATCTCATTCAGAGCAGCTGATTCGAAAGACACTTCTTATTTTCAAGTGGTTAGTGAGGAAAAGCCCCAAGAAGGAAGAAGACACCCCGACAGAGCGTCGGACAGCAGCGTagctgcagccacacacacctcTGAGACTGTGCTACATCTGGGCTCTGTTCTTTCAGCAGAGCATGACTATTTACTGTGA
- the oma1 gene encoding metalloendopeptidase OMA1, mitochondrial, with the protein MFLHRVNLLRSPSARLTQNFLFRKQAGHRRLQKPHDVSSTQIRLYRTKAAPAASPAGRTTSLQISPRLISPADAGAALSRHLHTSPPARALPGSLLWVVFKPLQKIVAVILGRSIRHWWKALPENRQQLMREWARQNRWRLSACAGVAVMIVFLFLLTHLDESPVTGRTRLMVFDKESFMELAALTSDRYMEEFAELLVPEADPRHQAVEQVVRHLTQRNKDIAELSAVTWNVHVVQSPDSNAFVLPNGEVFMFTGMLEAVADVHQLTIVLGHEMAHAMLGHSAEQASLSHVVDLLSLILLTAIWAVCPRDSLALLGQWVQGKLSQLIFSRPYSRKLEAEADQVGLQLAAKACADVRAGPVFWQQMEIRAQMSGGPVIPEWLSTHPSHKNRSNQLDRLIPQALDLRESCICPALPAMDPRSIFSKSVRALLETPKSHVRDGQKEAQKPRLPPGPASLRTGLPAALIAQTLLPPSMNVGQESEGAVPPTGPELAVAAPVPSAAPAEGGESKREEQS; encoded by the exons ATGTTTTTGCATCGGGTAAATCTTCTCAGATCTCCTTCCGCGCGTCTGACGCAAAACTTCCTTTTCCGCAAACAAGCTGGACATCGCCGCCTCCAGAAGCCGCACGATGTGTCCTCCACGCAGATCCGCCTCTACAGGACGAAGGCCGCTCCGGCAGCATCACCTGCCGGTAGGACGACGTCTTTGCAGATCAGCCCCCGACTCATTTCACCTGCGGATGCTGGAGCCGCCCTGAGCCGCCACCTCCACACCTCCCCCCCGGCGAGGGCGCTGCCTGGCTCGCTGTTATGGGTGGTGTTCAAACCGCTGCAGAAGATCGTGGCGGTCATACTGGGCAG gagCATAAGGCATTGGTGGAAGGCTCTACCAGAAAACCGACAGCAGCTCATGCGTGAATGGGCCCGGCAGAACCGCTGGCGTCTGTCCGCGTGTGCAGGCGTCGCCGTGATGATTGTGTTCCTCTTCCTTCTGACCCACCTGGATGAGTCCCCAGTGACGGGTCGGACCCGCCTCATGGTGTTCGACAAAGAGAGCTTCATGGAGTTGGCGGCTCTGACATCAGACAGG tacaTGGAGGAGTTTGCAGAGCTGCTGGTCCCAGAGGCTGACCCTCGCCACCAGGCGGTGGAGCAGGTGGTGCGGCACCTTAcgcaaagaaacaaagacattGCTGAGCTGTCTGCGGTGACCTGGAACGTCCATGTCGTGCAGAGTCCTGACAGCAATGCCTTTGTGCTTCCG AATGGAGAAGTGTTCATGTTCACTGGGATGCTGGAGGCCGTGGCTGACGTCCACCAGCTCACCATCGTCCTGGGCCACGAGATGGCTCACGCCATGTTGGGACACTCT GCGGAACAGGCCAGCCTGTCTCATGTTGTTGACCTCCTGTCCCTGATTCTGCTGACAGCCATCTGGGCCGTGTGTCCTCGGGACAGCCTGGCTTTACTGGGACAGTGGGTACAGGGCAAGCTTTCCCAG ttgATCTTTAGTCGACCCTACAGTAGGAAACTGGAGGCCGAGGCGGATCAGGTGGGATTGCAGTTGGCTGCTAAG GCCTGTGCAGACGTGCGAGCAGGCCCTGTGTTTTGGCAGCAAATGGAAATCCGAGCCCAGATGAGTGGAGGGCCCGTCATTCCTGAGTGGCTGTCCACACACCCATCACACAAGAATAGATCCAATCAGCTGGACCGCCTCATACCACAG GCTTTGGACTTGAGGGAGAGCTGCATCTGCCCTGCTCTCCCCGCTATGGACCCTCGCTCCATCTTCTCCAAGAGCGTCCGTGCCTTATTGGAAACCCCAAAGAGCCACGTGAGAGACGGACAAAAAGAAGCCcagaagccccgcctccctcccggCCCGGCGTCACTCCGCACCGGACTGCCTGCAGCTCTGATTGCCCAaactctccttcctccctccatgAATGTGGGTCAAGAAAGTGAAGGCGCGGTCCCACCCACCGGTCCAGAGTTAGCTGTAGCAGCCCCCGTTCCTTCTGCCGCTCCTGCTGAGGGGGGAGAATCCAAACGGGAGGAGCAGAGCTGA